A window of Microcystis aeruginosa FD4 contains these coding sequences:
- a CDS encoding GmrSD restriction endonuclease domain-containing protein — protein sequence MVTVNLDALIPREDFEIRASTKAIKKIDSIAIRDITPDSFFFPVVRKPDFQRETNEWDQERVCQFIKSFVEGDLIPAIILWRSESGLIFVIDGSHRLSSLIAWVNDDYGDGVISKPFYNGIVPDEQLNIADRTRKLIDKKVGSYQNFKLALEKPDKVRDDIVNNARELGVLVIQLQWVEGNSEKAEDSFFKINQQSTPLDTTEIKLLISRRQPNSIATRAIINSGTGHKYWSRFSEEKQCQVEKLAKEINDMLFQPSLQTPIKTLDLPVCGKLYSNETLSMILAFVNIANHVEDENPNIENDETGETTINFLKQAKKVAKRFNSNHASSLGLHPLLYCYSRTGRYRTVSFLATVYFVIKLVETKHLNDFIDIRAKFEQFLFEHNYLVSQIMGKYRSVPKSYRLIAEFWLKIVEGLKSNKEINFILEDIVKNNNFDYLKIEYRHDLPTSTSAVSQNFSQDQKSEIFILETFSQAPRCRICNGLIHCNSISIDHKNRKRDGGSANVDNGQVTHPYCNTGYKN from the coding sequence ATGGTTACAGTTAATCTGGATGCTTTAATTCCGCGAGAAGACTTTGAAATCAGAGCCAGCACTAAAGCAATTAAGAAAATAGATTCTATCGCTATTAGGGATATTACACCTGATTCATTTTTTTTTCCCGTTGTTCGTAAGCCCGACTTTCAAAGAGAGACGAATGAATGGGATCAAGAACGAGTATGTCAGTTTATTAAAAGTTTCGTAGAAGGTGATTTGATCCCAGCTATTATTTTATGGCGTAGTGAAAGTGGATTAATTTTTGTTATAGATGGCAGTCATCGATTAAGTTCATTGATAGCGTGGGTAAATGATGACTACGGAGACGGTGTAATATCAAAGCCTTTTTATAATGGTATTGTTCCTGATGAACAATTAAATATAGCCGATAGAACCAGAAAACTGATCGATAAAAAAGTTGGATCGTATCAGAACTTCAAACTAGCTTTAGAAAAGCCAGATAAAGTTAGGGATGATATTGTCAATAATGCTAGAGAGCTAGGAGTATTAGTAATTCAGCTTCAATGGGTTGAAGGAAATTCAGAAAAAGCTGAAGATTCCTTTTTTAAAATCAATCAACAATCTACTCCGCTTGATACAACTGAAATTAAGCTGTTGATATCCAGAAGACAGCCAAATAGTATTGCAACACGAGCAATTATAAATAGTGGAACGGGGCATAAATATTGGTCAAGATTTTCTGAGGAAAAGCAGTGTCAAGTAGAAAAACTGGCTAAAGAGATTAATGATATGCTATTTCAACCATCTCTGCAAACTCCTATTAAAACTTTAGATTTGCCCGTGTGTGGAAAGCTATACTCTAATGAAACCCTATCAATGATTCTCGCTTTTGTTAATATTGCCAATCATGTTGAAGATGAAAATCCAAATATTGAGAATGATGAAACAGGAGAAACAACGATAAATTTTTTGAAACAAGCTAAAAAAGTTGCTAAACGGTTTAATAGTAATCATGCTTCGTCTCTTGGCTTGCATCCGTTACTGTATTGTTATTCTCGAACCGGAAGATACCGTACGGTTTCTTTTCTCGCAACTGTTTATTTTGTTATCAAGCTAGTAGAAACAAAGCATTTAAATGACTTCATAGATATCCGAGCAAAATTTGAGCAATTTTTATTTGAGCATAATTACTTGGTTTCCCAAATCATGGGAAAATATCGCTCTGTTCCAAAAAGCTATAGACTTATTGCTGAGTTTTGGTTGAAAATTGTTGAAGGTTTAAAGAGTAATAAAGAAATAAATTTTATTCTAGAAGATATTGTAAAAAATAATAATTTTGATTACTTAAAAATCGAATATCGCCATGATTTGCCAACTTCAACATCAGCAGTATCACAAAATTTTAGTCAAGACCAAAAGAGTGAAATTTTTATCCTAGAAACATTTTCCCAAGCTCCACGCTGTCGAATTTGCAACGGACTGATTCACTGTAACTCTATTTCTATCGATCATAAAAACCGCAAACGAGATGGAGGTTCGGCAAATGTAGATAATGGACAAGTTACCCATCCTTATTGTAATACAGGCTATAAAAACTAA
- a CDS encoding XRE family transcriptional regulator: MTNNILDRINLSDLGKRLKQAREQRGMTQEAAAKIIDVARTTLVAIEKGERRLKSSELVELARAYGKSVSDFLVLTPPIESFEVQFRSASRRGEAEKTEVQSVILRFQEFCQNYLELEELMKSPLPRNYPPEYHLDDTFPINIIAESIANAERQRLGLGDKPIPLLREILEQEVGIRIFYLPMPSQSKCSEMYSYNETVGACMAINANHPQERQLWSLAHGYLHFLAHRYQPVIDYLDEYQRMPKSEQLAEAFPKYFLMPTSSLLKRYNDIKRSQGKFTPTDLIHLAHYYGVSVQALCYRLEEMQLLPSGTYNRLRDSGFKIRKAQQELGLENNPNKSYDLTPTHYQRLAIEAYNRELITEGAFAHFLGVDRLEARRLAERLREPSQELTEDYRDIDLTKIK; encoded by the coding sequence ATGACGAATAATATTCTTGATCGCATTAATCTCAGCGACTTAGGAAAACGACTCAAACAAGCGAGAGAACAGCGCGGCATGACACAAGAAGCGGCGGCAAAAATTATCGATGTGGCGCGGACAACCCTAGTGGCAATTGAAAAAGGAGAGCGCCGTCTCAAATCCTCGGAATTAGTGGAACTCGCTCGCGCTTACGGTAAAAGTGTTAGTGATTTTCTTGTCTTAACCCCTCCGATTGAATCTTTCGAGGTACAATTTCGTTCCGCTTCTCGTCGTGGTGAAGCGGAAAAAACGGAAGTACAGTCTGTGATCTTGCGCTTCCAAGAATTCTGTCAAAATTACCTTGAATTAGAAGAACTAATGAAGTCGCCTTTACCCCGTAACTATCCCCCCGAATATCATCTAGATGATACTTTTCCCATTAATATTATCGCCGAAAGTATCGCCAATGCGGAAAGACAACGATTAGGTTTAGGAGATAAACCTATTCCGCTATTACGAGAGATTTTAGAACAAGAAGTGGGGATCAGAATTTTTTATCTGCCCATGCCTTCCCAATCGAAATGCTCGGAAATGTATAGCTATAATGAAACCGTAGGAGCTTGTATGGCGATTAATGCCAATCATCCGCAAGAACGCCAATTGTGGTCATTAGCGCACGGTTATCTCCATTTTTTAGCCCATCGTTATCAACCCGTGATCGATTATCTCGATGAATATCAAAGAATGCCTAAAAGTGAACAATTGGCGGAAGCTTTTCCGAAATATTTTCTCATGCCCACCAGTAGCTTACTGAAACGTTATAATGACATTAAACGATCGCAAGGTAAATTTACTCCTACCGATTTAATTCACTTAGCTCATTACTACGGTGTTTCGGTACAAGCACTATGCTATCGATTGGAAGAAATGCAATTGCTGCCATCGGGTACTTATAACAGATTAAGGGATAGTGGATTTAAAATCCGAAAAGCGCAACAGGAACTAGGCTTAGAAAATAATCCTAATAAATCCTACGATTTAACTCCTACTCATTATCAACGTTTAGCGATCGAGGCTTACAATCGAGAACTAATTACTGAAGGTGCTTTCGCTCATTTTTTAGGTGTTGATCGCCTAGAAGCTCGTCGGCTCGCCGAGAGATTGCGTGAACCATCACAGGAATTAACCGAAGACTACAGAGATATTGATTTAACTAAAATCAAATAA
- a CDS encoding FAD-dependent oxidoreductase: MSPKIFNHHFTPLKSLSLGLFLLQAFTPLTLAYPPREPDQTVGCDILVVGGGLAGAGAAYEALLLGKTVCLTEITDWVGGQISSQGTSALDERRTQREKLFFPKGYLEFRERIRKHYGKRNPGECWVSGSCFFPFDGHKLLFQQLQDAAKKGKGTLKWFPSTVVKELNIETLPNRGTGQQITSVIAIQHSPAKGTPPLNTEFLSQKMEDIYRYENSLRFDKKILRFVPKSSQPNQLADWYVIEATETGEIIGLSDIPYRLGVDKRSYLEPSSSSVTGDPYCTQGFTYTFAMEETEKPQTHEKPVYYERYAPYFSYELPRLADFDLVFTYRRIWSPQLGKEKTFGGITFTEPVPGDISMQNWTWGNDYRPGTAKDNFIYTREQLQELGQLSPGGWMGGLRTETLARGEEHAISYYYWLVEGTTDSQLGDGVKVPHLNNRYLSGFDSPMGTAHGLSKYPYIREARRIIGRPSLTFPAGFTVTEIDISRQNFQSDFYRQNLSPAEYRRLIATLAGLEGFSVLDGTLSPDKAVKRKRSTIYPDSVGIGHYAIDFHPCMTEHPPEKPGNTEKAGERRGQGQAYPFEIPLRAIIPQKIDNLLIAGKSIALSHIAAAAYRVHSFEWSSGVAAGITAVYALDNNVLPYQLVESDFLIGNKQLRELRQKIDASGNPTMFPDASIFQSMDNWY, translated from the coding sequence ATGTCACCCAAAATTTTCAATCATCACTTTACTCCTCTTAAATCCCTCTCTCTGGGATTATTTCTCCTACAAGCTTTCACTCCCCTTACCCTAGCGTACCCCCCGCGAGAACCGGATCAAACCGTCGGCTGTGATATTCTGGTGGTGGGTGGTGGTTTAGCCGGTGCTGGTGCAGCCTACGAAGCTTTATTGTTAGGAAAAACCGTCTGTTTAACCGAGATTACTGACTGGGTGGGGGGACAGATATCTTCTCAGGGAACCTCCGCATTAGATGAAAGACGGACACAAAGAGAAAAATTATTTTTCCCGAAAGGTTATCTAGAATTTAGGGAAAGAATTAGAAAGCATTATGGGAAACGCAACCCTGGAGAATGTTGGGTAAGCGGGTCTTGTTTTTTCCCTTTTGATGGACATAAATTATTATTTCAACAGTTACAAGACGCTGCCAAAAAAGGTAAAGGAACCCTGAAATGGTTTCCCTCCACAGTAGTCAAAGAATTAAATATTGAAACTTTACCCAACCGCGGTACCGGTCAACAGATTACCAGTGTAATTGCTATTCAACATAGTCCCGCAAAAGGAACTCCTCCCCTAAATACCGAGTTTTTATCGCAAAAAATGGAGGATATCTATCGCTACGAAAATTCTCTCCGTTTTGATAAGAAAATCCTCCGTTTTGTCCCCAAATCCTCCCAACCGAATCAATTAGCAGATTGGTATGTGATTGAAGCGACCGAAACCGGGGAAATAATCGGATTATCAGATATTCCCTACCGTTTAGGTGTCGATAAGCGCAGTTATCTCGAACCTTCTTCTTCTAGCGTCACTGGAGACCCCTACTGTACCCAAGGTTTTACCTATACCTTCGCCATGGAGGAAACAGAAAAACCACAAACCCACGAGAAACCCGTTTATTATGAACGCTATGCCCCCTATTTTAGCTATGAATTGCCGCGATTAGCCGATTTTGACCTCGTTTTCACCTATCGTCGTATCTGGAGTCCGCAATTGGGTAAAGAGAAAACCTTTGGGGGAATTACTTTTACCGAACCCGTCCCGGGGGATATTTCCATGCAGAATTGGACTTGGGGAAATGATTACCGTCCGGGGACTGCTAAAGATAACTTTATCTACACCCGTGAACAGTTGCAAGAGTTAGGACAGTTATCTCCGGGGGGATGGATGGGAGGATTACGCACCGAAACCCTTGCGAGGGGCGAAGAACACGCCATTTCCTACTATTATTGGTTAGTAGAAGGAACCACCGATTCCCAGTTAGGAGACGGGGTAAAAGTTCCCCATTTGAATAACCGTTATCTCTCCGGTTTTGATTCTCCCATGGGAACTGCCCACGGTTTGTCAAAATATCCCTATATTCGGGAAGCAAGACGGATTATCGGTCGTCCTTCCCTGACTTTCCCCGCTGGTTTTACCGTCACAGAAATCGATATTTCCCGACAAAATTTTCAAAGCGATTTCTATCGTCAAAATCTTTCCCCAGCAGAATATCGGCGCTTAATTGCCACCTTGGCAGGATTAGAGGGATTTTCCGTACTTGATGGCACATTATCCCCTGACAAGGCCGTTAAACGCAAGCGATCGACTATTTACCCCGATTCCGTTGGTATCGGTCACTATGCGATTGATTTTCACCCCTGCATGACGGAACATCCCCCCGAAAAACCGGGTAATACAGAAAAAGCAGGAGAAAGACGGGGACAAGGGCAAGCTTACCCTTTTGAGATACCTTTAAGGGCTATAATTCCCCAAAAAATCGATAATTTACTGATAGCGGGGAAAAGTATCGCTCTTAGTCATATTGCTGCGGCCGCCTATCGTGTCCATTCCTTCGAGTGGTCCTCTGGGGTAGCTGCCGGCATCACGGCAGTGTATGCTTTGGATAATAATGTACTGCCCTATCAATTAGTAGAAAGTGATTTTCTCATCGGCAATAAACAACTGCGAGAATTACGGCAAAAAATCGACGCAAGTGGTAATCCAACTATGTTCCCCGATGCCTCAATTTTCCAGTCGATGGATAATTGGTATTAA
- a CDS encoding Uma2 family endonuclease translates to METVVLNLETVNLTDEQFYHLCQANQTWNLERNQKGELLIMPPVGGNSGNREADLIADVTIWNRQSNSGKVFSSSTIFRLPKGGYRSPDVAWIKRERWEALSAEEREKFPALCPDFVIELRSRTDSLISLREKMREYLASGLRLGWLINPQQQQVEIYRLNSAVEIINLPAILSGEDVLPGFVLNLT, encoded by the coding sequence ATGGAAACTGTAGTGTTAAATCTAGAGACAGTTAATCTGACCGATGAACAATTTTATCATCTCTGTCAGGCTAATCAAACATGGAATTTAGAACGTAATCAAAAAGGAGAATTATTAATTATGCCTCCCGTGGGTGGAAATAGTGGTAATCGAGAAGCTGATTTAATTGCTGATGTAACGATTTGGAATCGTCAAAGTAATTCGGGTAAAGTCTTTAGTTCTTCGACAATTTTTCGTTTACCAAAGGGAGGATATCGTTCTCCTGATGTTGCTTGGATAAAACGGGAAAGATGGGAAGCTTTGAGCGCAGAAGAGCGAGAAAAGTTCCCCGCTTTATGTCCCGATTTTGTGATTGAATTACGTTCTCGTACTGATTCCTTAATCTCTTTACGGGAAAAGATGCGCGAATATTTAGCCAGTGGTTTACGTTTGGGTTGGTTGATTAATCCGCAACAGCAGCAGGTGGAAATCTACCGACTAAATAGCGCTGTGGAAATTATTAATTTACCTGCTATTTTATCCGGGGAAGATGTCTTACCCGGGTTTGTTTTGAATTTAACCTAG
- a CDS encoding bifunctional aminoglycoside phosphotransferase/ATP-binding protein encodes MDSNRLIEELKNPAFYPHSVKIPLEIIQTHASIIFLTGDYAYKVKKPVNYNFLDFSTLEKRKYYLEQELELNKKVAANIYLEVLSINDQQGRISLNGEGKAIEYVLKMNQFPQECLLSKMFERGELTEKAIESLAQKVAQFHRQALTNSYINQFGNLEIIKQAFNENYQQTEKYINFVQTQKQYDETKAYTDKFFAEHRDWLEERQIKGMIRECHGDLHLNNICQWQGEIQLFDRIEFNESFRFVDVMYDMAFTAMDLTARGREDFANLFVNTYLEQTADWEGLKVLPLYLTRQAYVRAKVNSFLLDGDSFSEKIKADAQDYYQLAWQYTQPQKPRLILMSGFSGSGKSTIGKVIAKNLNAIQIRSDAVRKHLAGIELNQTGSLDIYSLEMSQKTFTRLAELAEILIALGYPVILDARYDKYAWREPLLTYAQNLRIPFHIVHCHAPIEVLKQRIAARKGDISDATIEVLNAQIEKTEPFNEKEQPYLISLDTTNPNWPEFLESQLGK; translated from the coding sequence ATGGATAGCAACCGATTAATCGAAGAATTAAAAAATCCCGCCTTTTATCCTCATTCTGTCAAAATTCCCCTTGAAATTATCCAAACCCATGCTTCCATTATCTTCTTGACAGGAGATTATGCCTATAAAGTCAAGAAACCAGTTAATTATAATTTTTTAGATTTCTCCACTTTAGAAAAGAGAAAATATTATCTAGAACAGGAACTAGAGTTAAATAAAAAAGTTGCCGCCAATATCTATCTGGAAGTTTTGTCAATTAATGATCAACAGGGTAGGATAAGTTTAAATGGAGAAGGAAAAGCGATCGAATACGTTTTAAAAATGAATCAGTTTCCCCAAGAATGTTTACTGAGTAAAATGTTTGAACGGGGAGAACTAACGGAAAAAGCTATAGAGTCTTTGGCTCAAAAAGTGGCACAATTTCATCGGCAAGCTCTGACTAATTCCTACATTAATCAATTTGGCAATTTAGAAATTATTAAACAAGCTTTTAATGAAAACTACCAACAAACTGAGAAATATATTAATTTTGTCCAAACCCAAAAACAGTACGATGAAACGAAAGCTTATACAGATAAATTCTTCGCAGAACACCGAGATTGGTTAGAGGAAAGACAAATAAAAGGGATGATTCGCGAATGTCACGGCGACTTACATTTAAATAATATCTGTCAGTGGCAGGGAGAAATACAATTATTTGATCGCATAGAATTTAATGAATCTTTTCGCTTCGTTGATGTCATGTATGATATGGCTTTTACAGCGATGGATTTAACCGCTAGGGGGAGAGAAGATTTCGCTAATTTATTTGTGAATACTTATTTAGAACAAACCGCGGACTGGGAGGGTTTAAAAGTCTTGCCTCTCTACCTGACCAGACAAGCATATGTGAGGGCAAAAGTCAATAGTTTTTTGCTTGATGGTGACAGTTTTTCCGAGAAAATTAAAGCAGATGCACAGGATTATTATCAATTAGCTTGGCAGTACACACAACCGCAGAAACCGAGATTAATTCTGATGTCGGGATTTTCTGGATCGGGTAAGAGTACCATAGGGAAAGTAATTGCTAAAAATCTTAATGCTATTCAGATTCGTTCCGATGCAGTTCGCAAACATTTGGCTGGAATTGAATTAAATCAAACAGGAAGTCTAGACATATATAGTCTGGAAATGAGTCAAAAAACCTTCACTAGACTGGCCGAATTAGCCGAAATTTTAATAGCTTTAGGTTATCCGGTTATTCTCGATGCACGCTACGATAAATATGCTTGGCGAGAACCCTTATTAACCTATGCCCAAAATTTACGGATTCCTTTTCATATTGTCCATTGTCACGCACCTATAGAAGTTTTAAAACAACGTATTGCCGCTAGAAAAGGTGATATTTCTGACGCTACTATCGAGGTTTTAAATGCCCAAATTGAGAAAACAGAACCTTTTAATGAAAAGGAACAACCCTATCTAATTTCCCTAGACACCACTAATCCCAATTGGCCAGAATTTTTAGAGAGTCAATTAGGTAAATAG
- a CDS encoding EAL domain-containing protein produces the protein MINSPSNSRYLLIVEDPQGRRTIPLEEMKYSLGRKSDNQIVLRSKHASRYHATLIKKSIDRQKFSYWILDGDLEGNKSHNGIYINGSKCLVHELKDGDLINFGCDINASFHLIGSQEKIEQAPVKSPEQVRANLTDNEANYSQNNLHGKSTLILDQSQSQIISFDNRIQDESFLDVLTDLPNRSFFNEYLSSAISNARKNNKLIGLLLLDIERLRNVNNQLGYRLGDKLLKILSERLIKNLRSGDIVARWGGDEFIILLPQINNANDLKKVSQRIIKTLENNYEIENHSLAVRLNLGSVICPPDSTDRKVILQKLEENLVAVKNNINNKYQKDSVNVNPKNPRSSKVEYFLYQAIRNNELALYYQPQVNITRGQVEGLEVLLRWLHPRFGLIAPNRFLPLVEESELILELNRWVLKNACQQAQIWQQRGLLYTPISLNLSPHQLRDPQFLTILKEVLTGTNIGPSFLEMEITETSLLENSGETGRILGDLEKLGISIVLDDFGSGYASIAYLGRFPVKKLKIEQSLTKNLSNNPDTRFISSLLAIAKSFHLTAIAKGVETQQQLEILQELGCERIQGNRISCPLAVEEMTKFLHTHRSLSVISDQ, from the coding sequence ATGATTAATAGTCCATCTAATTCCCGTTATCTCCTCATTGTGGAAGATCCTCAAGGTAGAAGAACAATTCCCCTAGAAGAAATGAAATATTCTCTCGGCCGTAAGTCCGATAATCAAATTGTTCTTCGCTCCAAACACGCGTCTCGCTATCATGCGACTTTAATTAAAAAGAGTATTGATCGCCAAAAATTTTCCTATTGGATTCTTGATGGTGATTTAGAGGGAAATAAAAGTCATAATGGTATTTATATCAATGGCTCTAAATGCTTAGTCCATGAATTAAAAGATGGTGATTTAATTAACTTTGGCTGTGATATAAATGCCAGTTTTCATTTAATAGGCAGTCAAGAAAAAATAGAGCAAGCACCAGTTAAAAGTCCCGAACAGGTACGAGCGAACCTGACGGACAATGAAGCAAATTATAGCCAGAATAACCTCCATGGGAAAAGTACCTTAATTCTCGATCAGTCCCAATCCCAGATCATTAGTTTCGATAACAGGATTCAAGACGAATCTTTTCTAGATGTTCTCACGGATTTACCGAATCGTTCTTTCTTTAATGAATATCTCTCAAGCGCTATAAGTAATGCTAGAAAAAATAATAAACTGATCGGGCTTTTATTATTGGACATAGAGCGGCTAAGAAATGTCAATAATCAACTAGGTTATCGACTGGGAGATAAACTATTAAAAATCCTCAGTGAACGTTTAATAAAAAATTTGCGGTCAGGGGATATCGTCGCTCGTTGGGGAGGGGATGAATTTATTATCCTGCTGCCACAAATTAATAATGCTAATGATCTGAAAAAAGTTAGTCAAAGAATTATTAAAACCCTAGAAAATAATTACGAAATCGAAAATCACTCCCTAGCCGTGCGATTAAATTTAGGTTCAGTTATCTGTCCCCCCGACAGCACAGACAGAAAAGTAATTTTACAGAAACTGGAGGAAAATTTAGTAGCGGTCAAGAATAATATAAATAATAAATACCAGAAAGATTCAGTTAATGTTAACCCGAAAAATCCTCGTAGTTCTAAAGTTGAATATTTTCTCTATCAGGCAATCAGAAATAATGAATTAGCTCTTTACTATCAACCGCAAGTTAATATTACTCGGGGGCAAGTGGAAGGATTAGAGGTATTATTGCGCTGGTTACACCCTCGATTCGGATTAATCGCTCCTAATCGTTTCTTACCCTTAGTCGAAGAAAGCGAGTTAATCCTTGAGCTTAATCGTTGGGTGCTGAAAAATGCCTGTCAACAAGCACAAATATGGCAGCAGCGAGGATTATTATACACTCCCATCTCGCTCAATCTGTCCCCGCACCAATTGCGCGATCCCCAGTTCCTCACCATCCTCAAAGAAGTCTTGACTGGAACCAACATCGGGCCTTCCTTTCTAGAGATGGAAATAACCGAGACAAGTTTGCTAGAAAATAGCGGCGAAACTGGTCGAATTCTTGGGGATTTAGAGAAATTGGGTATTAGTATTGTCCTCGATGATTTTGGCAGCGGTTACGCTTCGATCGCCTATCTCGGTCGATTTCCCGTGAAAAAACTGAAAATAGAGCAATCTTTAACGAAAAACCTGAGTAATAATCCCGATACCCGTTTTATCTCGTCATTGCTGGCGATAGCGAAAAGTTTTCACTTAACAGCGATCGCTAAGGGAGTGGAAACCCAACAACAACTAGAAATCCTGCAAGAATTAGGTTGTGAGAGAATCCAAGGCAATCGCATCAGTTGCCCCCTAGCAGTGGAGGAAATGACTAAATTTCTCCATACCCACCGCAGCCTGTCAGTAATCAGTGATCAGTGA
- a CDS encoding phosphoribulokinase: MANKPERVVLIGVAGDSGCGKSTFLRRLTDLFGAEFMTVICLDDYHCLDRKQRKEVGVTALNPKANNFDLMYEQIKALKQGQAINKPIYNHETGMIDPPEIIEPNKVIVIEGLHPLYDERVRSLLDFSVYLDISDEVKVNWKIQRDMAERGHTYDDVMAAINSRKPDFSAYIDPQRQYADVVIQVLPTQLLEDHESKLLRVRLIQKEGVENFEPAYLFDEGSTIDWRPCGRKLTCAYPGIKLYYGPDGFLGNEVSILELDGQFDNLEEMIYIESHLSKTGTKYYGEMTELLLKHKDYPGSTNGTGLFQVLVGLKMRETYEKLMAAEAKVAAQV, translated from the coding sequence ATGGCCAATAAGCCAGAGCGCGTGGTTCTAATCGGTGTAGCTGGGGACTCCGGCTGTGGGAAATCTACTTTTTTACGTCGTTTGACCGATTTATTCGGGGCCGAGTTTATGACAGTGATCTGTTTAGATGACTACCATTGTCTCGATCGCAAACAGAGAAAAGAGGTGGGTGTCACCGCACTCAATCCAAAAGCGAATAACTTTGACCTGATGTACGAGCAGATTAAAGCTCTCAAGCAAGGTCAAGCCATTAATAAACCTATTTATAATCATGAAACGGGGATGATCGATCCTCCCGAAATCATCGAACCGAATAAGGTAATCGTGATCGAGGGACTGCACCCCTTATATGATGAACGAGTCCGGTCCCTATTAGATTTCAGCGTTTATCTCGATATTAGCGATGAAGTCAAAGTTAACTGGAAAATTCAACGGGATATGGCCGAGCGCGGTCACACCTATGATGATGTGATGGCGGCCATTAATTCTAGAAAACCCGATTTCAGTGCCTATATCGATCCCCAAAGACAGTACGCTGACGTGGTGATTCAAGTGCTACCCACCCAATTACTTGAAGATCACGAAAGTAAATTACTACGGGTCCGTTTAATCCAGAAAGAAGGGGTGGAAAACTTTGAACCCGCGTATCTGTTTGATGAAGGTTCCACCATCGATTGGCGGCCCTGTGGTCGTAAATTGACCTGCGCTTATCCCGGTATTAAACTCTACTATGGTCCAGATGGCTTCTTGGGGAATGAAGTGTCGATTCTGGAACTAGATGGTCAATTCGATAACCTCGAAGAAATGATCTACATCGAAAGCCATTTGAGCAAAACCGGCACTAAATACTACGGTGAAATGACCGAATTACTGCTCAAACACAAGGATTATCCCGGTTCTACCAATGGTACGGGTTTATTCCAGGTGTTAGTCGGTCTCAAAATGCGTGAAACCTACGAAAAACTAATGGCAGCCGAAGCAAAAGTGGCAGCCCAAGTCTAG
- a CDS encoding response regulator, which yields MDKVRVILIEDHDLTRMGLVAALQYREGIQVVGEAISGLQGLKLLEETKPDVAIIDIGLPTIDGIELVRRFQQNRGEDSLATKILMLTMHKTPELVLAAFTAGADSYCMKDISVDKLVEAIYCTHEGNPWIDPAIANIVLEQVRQNVAVGGAAGVKTVAIHGVDPEYSQLLENAPLTERELEILALIVAGFSNAQIADRLYITIGTVKTHVRNLLNKLSVDDRTQAAVLALRSGLVA from the coding sequence ATGGATAAAGTGCGGGTTATCCTTATAGAAGATCACGATCTAACCCGCATGGGGTTGGTGGCGGCTCTCCAGTATCGGGAGGGTATTCAAGTGGTGGGAGAAGCGATCAGTGGATTACAGGGACTGAAATTGCTAGAGGAGACTAAACCCGATGTAGCGATCATCGATATAGGTTTACCCACGATCGATGGGATCGAGTTAGTGCGACGCTTCCAACAAAATCGGGGTGAAGACAGCTTGGCCACGAAAATCCTCATGCTAACCATGCACAAAACCCCAGAACTGGTTTTAGCGGCTTTTACTGCTGGGGCTGATTCCTACTGTATGAAGGATATTAGCGTCGATAAATTAGTCGAGGCGATTTATTGCACCCACGAAGGCAATCCCTGGATCGATCCTGCGATCGCCAATATTGTCCTGGAACAAGTGCGCCAAAATGTTGCCGTGGGTGGGGCTGCCGGGGTCAAAACAGTGGCAATTCACGGCGTTGACCCAGAATATAGTCAATTATTGGAAAATGCGCCCCTAACGGAACGAGAGCTAGAAATTCTCGCTCTGATTGTCGCGGGTTTTAGTAACGCTCAGATTGCCGACCGACTCTATATCACCATCGGCACGGTGAAAACCCATGTCCGCAATCTCTTAAATAAACTCTCTGTCGATGATCGCACTCAAGCGGCAGTGCTGGCCCTGCGATCGGGATTAGTGGCTTAA